A portion of the Triplophysa rosa unplaced genomic scaffold, Trosa_1v2 scaffold448, whole genome shotgun sequence genome contains these proteins:
- the LOC130550851 gene encoding collagen alpha-1(XXIV) chain-like, whose amino-acid sequence MHLGAQRTRSGRVSPTDTTRFFVLLLSTCAALLSAEECSSAQGVDVIRHLGLSGHRDTQTSGTDYLTSLASSPTVLPPGVGVTLGRESLIDFPSPGLFPAGVDEEFSLVVTLRSWRASNAFLFSVRDNKDRLEFGLQLLGGRVVVHMGEKASVYFKHELQDGQWHSFSVGVRRRSVSFFARCGAVRRSEETLTRTQTLGSEGRVSVGKMDPRAVQFEGALCQLDIYPCAQAAAQYCDYVKKQCRLSDTFRSETSPASPHASSGSRLSTFTPSPRLNRFSQTLRSLTTRHPGPSPSPLSGFPSFTAEIPITEKTPEHQQALMKPRGTEVTPYPVTVVRKRRLRNNVKENAVKVNGTVLYREESSYNVLDTSEEGMHETGYSDGYGYDYGFDEDEYFFEYDGFIGPKGDPGPPGLPGPPVIEQKIVGSIP is encoded by the exons ATGCATTTAGGAGCCCAACGGACAAGGAGTGGACGCGTTTCTCCCACAGACACAAC GAGATTCTTCGTCCTCCTCCTGTCGACATGTGCTGCTCTGCTGTCTGCAGAAGAATGCTCAAGTGCTCAAG GTGTCGATGTGATTCGTCATCTGGGCCTCTCCGGtcacagagacacacagacgTCCGGGACAGATTACCTCACCTCTCTCGCTTCATCTCCAACCGTCCTGCCCCCAGGTGTTGGGGTAACCCTCGGACGCGAGTCCCTCATTGATTTCCCGTCGCCGGGACTCTTCCCCGCGGGCGTGGATGAGGAGTTTTCCCTCGTAGTCACTTTACGCTCCTGGCGAGCGAGTAACGCTTTTCTTTTTAGTGTGCGTGATAACAAGGACAGACTGGAGTTCGGCCTCCAGCTCCTGGGCGGCCGGGTGGTTGTTCACATGGGCGAGAAAGCCTCGGTCTACTTCAAACACGAGCTGCAGGACGGACAGTGGCACTCTTTCTCCGTCGGGGTTCGGCGTCGCTCCGTATCATTCTTCGCTCGCTGCGGAGCCGTGCGGCGCAGCGAGGAGACGTTGACCCGGACGCAGACGCTGGGTTCTGAAGGCCGTGTTTCTGTGGGGAAGATGGACCCCCGGGCGGTTCAGTTTGAAGGAGCCTTGTGCCAACTGGACATCTACCCCTGTGCCCAAGCTGCGGCGCAGTACTGTGACTACGTTAAAAAACAGTGCAGACTATCCGACACGTTCCGATCCGAGACCTCACCGGCATCCCCGCACGCTTCTTCAGGATCACGCCTGTCCACCTTTACACCCTCGCCTCGCTTGAACCGCTTTTCACAGACGTTGCGCTCCCTCACAACGAGGCACCCGGGTCCATCTCCGAGTCCCCTCAGCGGATTCCCGAGCTTCACCGCTGAGATCCCCATCACTGAGAAGACCCCAGAACATCAACAAGCTCTCATGAAGCCCAGAGGAACCGAAGTCACTCCTTATCCGGTCACCGTCGTCCGGAAGAGACGTTTGAGAAACAATGTCAAGGAGAATGCGGTGAAAGTGAACGGCACCGTCCTGTATCGTGAGGAGAGCAGTTATAATGTGCTGGACACGTCCGAGGAGGGCATGCACGAGACGGGATACTCCGACGGTTACGGATATGACTACGGCTTTGACGAAGACGAATACTTCTTTGAGTATGATGGATTCATCGGTCCTAAAGGAGATCCAGGTCCTCCG GGTCTTCCTGGTCCCCCAG TGATTGAGCAAAAGATCGTGGGTTCGATTCCATGA